The DNA sequence TGAAGTAGAGACAAATAAAAAATTATTAGTCAAAAATTATCCTAAAATATTTTTTATACCTTATCTTGATAAATTTATTAGTAAAATTGATGTAGATAAAAAAAATATTTTTTGCACTCAAGATGCTTTTTTAATTTTAGAAAATTCATGAAATTTACTTTTGTATCTTTATTTCCCAATTTAATTGAATTTTATTTTCAAGATTCTATTTTAGCAAAAGCAAGAAAAAAAAATCTTTTTAAACTTTCATTTGTTAATCCTAGAGATTTTAGTGAAAATTCTTATCATAAGGTAGATGATTATAAAATTGGTGGAGGAGCTGGACTTTTAATGCAAGTTGATCCACTCTATAACGCTTTATATTTTATTAAAAATAATGAAGAATATGAACCTTATTTTATTTTTTTAACCCCAAGTGCAAAATTATTTAACCAAAAAGATGCAAAACGTTTAAGTAAAAAGAAAAATATTGTATTGGTTTGTGGAAGATATGAAGGTATAGATGAGAGAGTTATAGAAATATTTGCTAATGAGGTTTTTAGCATAGGAGACTTTATTTTAACTGGTGGAGAATTGCCAGCTTTGACTCTTTGCGATGCGATTTTAAGAAATGTAGAGGGAGTTTTGGGAAATACTTCCAGTCTTGAAGAAGAAAGTTTTGAAAATAATTTACTTGAAGCTCCTTCATTTTCAAAACCTTTTATTTTTGAAAGAAAAGGTCAAAGTTTTTATACCCCTTCAGAGTTTTTAAAGGGTAATCACGCTAAAATTGCAAGTTTAAAAACTACTTTAGCGTTTTGCAAAACTAAATTTT is a window from the Campylobacter sp. RM10537 genome containing:
- the trmD gene encoding tRNA (guanosine(37)-N1)-methyltransferase TrmD, whose translation is MKFTFVSLFPNLIEFYFQDSILAKARKKNLFKLSFVNPRDFSENSYHKVDDYKIGGGAGLLMQVDPLYNALYFIKNNEEYEPYFIFLTPSAKLFNQKDAKRLSKKKNIVLVCGRYEGIDERVIEIFANEVFSIGDFILTGGELPALTLCDAILRNVEGVLGNTSSLEEESFENNLLEAPSFSKPFIFERKGQSFYTPSEFLKGNHAKIASLKTTLAFCKTKFFRPDLFLEHKRKK